The following proteins are encoded in a genomic region of Poecilia reticulata strain Guanapo linkage group LG11, Guppy_female_1.0+MT, whole genome shotgun sequence:
- the LOC103472084 gene encoding 1-acylglycerol-3-phosphate O-acyltransferase ABHD5-like, whose product MRRMAEEVQPRTEESSWIANWLPSWCPTSPTQLKDAEEKMLKVVSRPYSRQHICISNGNYLWTIAFSTHLHPNSSSLLPPRSQPRMPLVLLHGLGGGIGLWIQNLDALSSCGPVYALDLLGFGRSSRPQFSTDPEGAEEDFVSALEEWRQKVGLEEMVLLGHNLGGYLSAAYTLKYPNRVRHLLLVEPWGFPARPDNPNHYSIPVWIRAIGAFMSPFNQLAGLRLAGPLGPMLVKTIRSDFKQKYSAVFNDDTVSDYIYHLNAQTPSGETAFRNMTVPYGWAKRPMLERIDGVRADIPISFIYGSRSSIDSNSGYEVKKTRPDAEIVVIRGAGHYVYADQPEDFNHTVLRILAWTEQKSADN is encoded by the exons ATGCGGAGGATGGCGGAGGAGGTCCAGCCTCGAACTGAAGAAAG TTCGTGGATAGCAAACTGGCTCCCCTCCTGGTGCCCCACTTCTCCAACTCAGCTGAAAGATGCAGaggaaaaaatgctcaaag TTGTCAGTCGACCCTACTCCAGGCAGCACATCTGCATATCCAACGGCAACTACCTGTGGACCATAGCCTTTTCCACCCACCTGCATCCGAACTCATCGTCTCTCCTGCCGCCTCGCTCCCAGCCCAGGATGCCCCTGGTTCTTCTCCACGGACTCGGAGGCGGCATCGGCCTCTGGATCCAGAATCTGGACGCGCTGTCCAGCTGCGGACCAGTCTACGCACTGGACTTGCTGGGGTTCGGCAGGAGCAGCCGCCCCCAGTTCAGCACCGACCCCGAGGGGGCCGAGGAGGACTTCGTGTCGGCCTTGGAGGAGTGGAGGCAGAAGGTGGGCCTGGAAGAGATGGTTCTGCTTGGACACAACCTTGGAGGATACCTGTCTGCAGCCTACACTCTCAAATACCCAAACAG AGTGAGACATCTGCTGCTGGTGGAACCGTGGGGGTTCCCGGCCCGCCCAGACAACCCGAACCACTACTCCATCCCGGTGTGGATCAGAGCCATCGGGGCCTTCATGAGCCCATTCAACCAGCTGGCTGGTCTCAGGCTGGCTGGACCTCTGG GTCCGATGCTGGTCAAGACTATTCGGTCGGATTTCAAACAGAAGTACTCCGCTGTGTTCAATGACGACACTGTGTCCGACTACATCTACCACCTCAACGCCCAGACGCCCAG TGGCGAGACAGCCTTTAGGAACATGACTGTTCCCTACGGGTGGGCGAAGAGGCCGATGTTGGAGCGGATCGACGGGGTCAGAGCCGACATTCCCATCTCCTTCATTTACGGATCTCGGTCCAGCATCGACAGCAACTCCGGATATGAGGTGAAGAAGACAAGGCCAGATGCGGAAATCGTC GTGATCCGAGGCGCCGGCCATTACGTGTACGCTGATCAACCGGAGGACTTCAACCACACGGTCCTTCGGATTCTCGCCTGGACAGAGCAGAAAAGCGCAGACAACTGA